The DNA region CAGGACCTCGCGGATATGGGGCTCGACCCGCGCCAGTTCGGGCACATGAGCGGGCGTAATGGTGTCGACGCGCGCGACCACGATGGTGTCAGGCGAGATCTCGATCACACCGGTATTTTGCTTCTCGTTGAATACCTGTGGCGCGAACAAGGCGCGTCGCACACGGACGTCGTCCAGCACGGCAGCGTCTTCACTGGCCGAAGCCGCATTGGCGGGGACCTCGTCTGACGACAGCAAACGATCACGCGCAACGCCGGCTGCGGAGCGCAGCTGCAGGCCCAGCGCATCGGCGGCGGGCTGCAGACTGGTGGGATTGTCGTAGACCAGGCCCGTAAGCTGGCTGGCCATGTCGGCGTAGCGGTCGGCGCCCAATTGACGACGGACCTCGCTTTCGACCTTGGCGCGTGCTTCTTCGAAGGATTCGCCCTGCTCTGCCTGAATCTCGTTGACCTGGAATATATGGAAACCGCCCGGTCCGTCGATAGCGTCGGAGACCTCGCCTTCAGACAGCGCGAAGACCGCAGCTTCCAGCGTAGCGGGCCAGGAACCCTTGGTTATCCAGCCCAGCTTGCCGCCGTCCTTGGCCGTACCCGCATCTTCGGATTCGGCGCTGGCAAGCTGTGCGAAAGCCGTTGGCTCGGCCTTGGCCTTCGCTGCCAGGGCCTGGGCCTTCTTGGCGGCTTCTTCGCGCTGCTGTTCAGTAGCGCCCACCGGCACATTGACCTGGATATGGCTGACGTTTACACGGGCAGGCTGCACATAGCGCGCTTTGTTCTGCTCGTAGTATTTTCTAAGGTCTTCTTCAGAGGGCTGGACCACATTGGCCATGGCCACTGCTTCGTTAAGCAGCAGATACTGCACACTGATCTGTTCCGGCAGTTGCAGGCTTTGCTGATTTGCCTCGTACCAAGCCTTGATGTCGGCGTCGGTGATGGTGACATCATCCAGATAGTCGGTGGTCGGAAAGGCCAGCAAGCGGACAGTGCGCTGTGCGGTAAGCGCCTGCTCGAGCTCGTTGATCACCGTGGCCGGAACGCTGGCCGTCGTGGCGATGGGGCCCAACACACGATCCAGCGCCAGCTCGGCGCGCTGGCTTTGCTCGAACTCGCGCGTACTCAGGCCGGCCGATGCCAGCACTTCGTTATAGCGCTCCGGCGAAAAATGACCATTGACCTGCAATTGCGGCATGGATGCGATACGTTGGCGCAACACGGTGTCCGACACGCTGAAGCGCTGCCGCGTTGCGGTGTCTATGATGACTCGGCGGTCGATCAGGGAATCGAGCAAGGCCGTGCGGGCCTGCGGATTATCCAATATGGCGGGATCGAAGCCGCCCTGGCTGTTTTGCTGCATCTGTTGCAACTGATTGCGACGCGCCTGATCGAACTCAAGCTGCGTAATGGCCGAGTCGCCGATCTTTACGATCTCGTGGTCACCGGAAACGTAATTGCTATAGCCGCTGACGCCGATCAGCGCGAACGATGGCAATATCAGAACCAGCAATAAAAATTGCATCAAACGTTGATGCGTACGTATGAAATCGAACATTAATCACCCAATGACGCGCAGCCCGGTACCGGCTGAGGCGACGGTTACGTCGAAAAAATTTTATGCAGTTTACCACCACAGCCGCTCTGGGCAGTAGGGTAAGGTCATGGCTTGGCTATAAAATGAACGCCAGCTTTCCTCCTGATTTTCTTCGGATTTTTTCATGTCAAGCACTGCAGGCCGCTGGCCCTACCCCTCGCTGATCGCCCACCGTGGCGCTGGCCTCTACGCGCCCGAAAACACCCTGGCCGCCGTACGACTGGGCGCGGCACAGGGATTTCGCATGATGGAGTACGACGTCAAGCTGACGCGCGACGGCGTGGCGGTGCTGCTGCACGACGACACGGTGGACCGTACGGCCAACGGACGAGGCCGCGCGGCAGACTTGTCACTGGCCGAGCTGGCATGGCTGGACTTCGGAGCCTGGCATTCGGCGCCCTATGCCGGCGAACCCATCGCCACCTTGCACAGCATCGCCGCCTATACCTTGGCCAATGACATTTGCAGCAATATAGAGATCAAACCCACGACAGGCCAGGAAGACGCCACCGGCGAGCAAGTCGCTTTGCTGGCCAAGGCGCTGTGGGCCTCGGCGGCCACGCCGCCGCTGCTGTCGTCTTTTTCCGAAGCTGCGCTGCGAGCCGCCATGATGGCGGCGCCCGAATTGCCGCGGGCCTTGCTTATTGCGAAAGATATCCCCGCCGATTGGCGCGAACGTGCTGCCGACCTCCAATGCATGGGCCTGAACCTGAACCACCGCTACACCACCAAGCCCATGGTCGATGCCATGCTGGAGGCCGGTTATAGCGTGGCCGTCTGGACGGTAAACGACCCATCGCGCGCGCGCGAGTTGCTAAACTGGGGCTGCCACGCCATTGTGACCGACGAGATTCACGCCGTGTCGCCCATGTTTTTTTCCTGACTTCCGCCATCCAAGGATTATTGCTTGTTCAGCTATCGACACGCCTTTCACGCCGGCAATCACGCCGACGTCCTCAAGCACGCCGTCCTGGTTCAGATCCTGGATCACTTCAACAAGAAAGAAAACCCCTATTGGGTTATCGACACGCATGCGGGTGCCGGCATTTACGATCTGCGCAGTGAGTGGGCGTTGCAGAATGGCGAGTTCGCCGACGGCCTGGATCGGGTACTGGGTGCGCCCGGCATGCCGCCTCTGGTCGAACGCTACCTGGAGGAGGTTCAGCATTTCAACCCGGATAACCTTGCCAATTTCTATCCTGGATCGCCCTGGCTGGCGCTACACGCCTTGCGAGCGCAAGACAAACTTCGCTTGTTCGAGATGCACCCATCCGAAGCGGCAATACTGCGCGAGAACATCGAACGCCAGGGTCGGCTGGCACAACGCCAGACCACCGTCTACGAAGCGGACGGCTTCGACGGCCTGAAAAGCCAATTGCCGCCGACCCCACGCCGGGCCATCACCATCATCGACCCTTCTTACGAAGACAAGCACGACTACCGCCGCACGCTGGCCGCCGTCAATGAGGGCCTGAGGCGCTTTGTGACCGGCACATTTGTCGTTTGGTATCCGTTGGTCCAGCGGCGCGAGGCGCAAGAACTGGTGCGCTCGCTGGAGCGCCTGCAAAACCCCTGGGTGAACGCCTCGCTAACCGTGCGCAAGCCCACAGGCGACGGATTCGGCCTGCACGGCAGCGGCATGTTTGTGATCAATCCACCCTGGACTTTGCACGCCGAACTGGCGCGCGCCATGCCTTGGCTGCGCGACAAGCTCAAGCAGGATGATCGCGCCGACTTCAGCCTGAAGCAACACGGCAAGTAAAGCGCCCCGGCCGCACAAGGCCCAGGGCGCCAGCCTTACAGAAAGCGCTCGGCGTCCTTCAGATAGCGCCATTTGCCCGGAGGCAGGTCGCCCAGCACGATCAAGCCCATGCGCACGCGCTTCAGGCCCACCACTTTCAGGCCCACTTGTTCGCACATGCGCCGGATCTGGCGCTTCTTGCCTTCTTGCAGAATGAAGCGCAATTGGTCTTCGTTTTGCCAGCTGACCTGGGCCGGGCGCAATTGTTTGCCGTCCAGCGACAGGCCGTGGTTTAGCTTGGCCAGTCCGTTGGCACCCAGCTTGCCGGTAACCCGGACGAGATATTCTTTCTCGATGTCGGAGTCTTCGGCGATCAGCTGGCGCGCAATACGGCCGTCCTGCGTCAGGATGAGCAGTCCCTGGGAATCGATATCCAGACGACCCGCCGGCGCCAGCCCCCGCAGATGGCTTGGCTCGAAGCGTTGTGTGGATTTATCGGCCTTGTACTGCGAGGCGGCGGTAATCAGCGACACAGCCGGCCTATAGCCTTGCTCGGCCTGACCCGACACGTAACCAACCGGCTTGTTCAGCAGGATGGTGACGCGCGAGGTCTGACGGCGCTGCGCCATCTTGTCCAGGGTGATGTCCTGACCAGGCCAGGCCTTGCTGCCCAGCTCGGACACCACCTGGCCGTCTACACGCACCCAGCCCCGTTCGATGTAAGCGTCGGCTTCGCGACGCGAACACAATCCGCGTTCGGCCATCAGTTTTGAAATTCGAATTTTTTCCATAGACGGTATTTTATGACTTTAGCGATAATATGATTTATGCAATTGAATCCACCCGATCACAGCAACTGGCTGGCGGCGCCGTCCCCCTCGTTCAGCCATCAACAAAAATACTGGCTTTTTCGCCCCGGCGCCCTCACAGCGGGCCTGCGCAAACTGGGCAAGGTGCAGCTACGGGTGATACGCGAACACGCTGACGGCCTGCACCCGGCCGAGGCATGGATGCTGCAACGGCCACCGCGCCAGGCGATCTGGGTACGTGAAATCATCATGTCCATCGACGGCGTGAACAGTGTTTTCGCACGCAGCTTCACACCCTTGCAGGCCTCGCATGGCCTCTGGCAGGGCATGCGGCGTTTGCGCACACGCCCCTTGGCCGACATGCTGTATCACAACCCCCAAATCACGCGATCCGGCTTTGCAGCCTGCCGCTTGAATGCGCAGCAACCCTTGTATCGATCGGCGCAGCACATTTTGGCAGAAGCATGCCCCACCCCGCAGGCCCTGCTCGCCCGCTGCTCGGTATTTCAGCGTGTCGGCGAGCCCTTGCTGGTAGCGGAGTGCTTTCTGCCCGCCTTCTGGTCGCTGGCGGCGGCGCAATCGGGTTCGATGCCCTAGCGCCAGCGCGCGATCTCTATGGCCAAGCTATCTTTCGCGGAAGCAATCAGCGCGGTTCCTTCCTGGATGGTAACGTGCAGATCCATATTTCTTTCGGCAAAGCTGGCCAGGGCCTGCAGTGCCGTCGGACTGACCGCCAGTACCGTCAGGTCGCGCAGCCGGGCCACCCCTTCCTGCACTCCTTGCCACCACACCTGGCTGGCATGGCCGCCATAGCAGAAGGCCACCACCTTGTCCGATTTGCCGCCCGCCTGCAGCAGGCGACGCTCGTCGGGATGGCCCAGTTCTATCCAGTTCTGCACGGCGCCGGTCAGGTCCTTTTGCCACAGCGCGGGCTCGTCCGTGGTGCTTAGGCCGCGCGTAAAGACCAGCCCCTCATCGGCATAGAGCGCAAAGGCCAGCACGCGCAGCATCATGCGCTCGTCGGTTTCGGAGGGATGACGGGCCAAAGTAAGAACATGGCTGCCATAGTAGCCACGGTCCATGTCTGCCACATGCAGCTCGAGCTTGAATATCGTGGCCCTTAGTGCCATCGATGCCGCCGGCGCGAGGCGCTACAGGGCATCGATGCCGCTCTCGCCGGTACGGATGCGCACCGCTTGCTCGACCGCCGTGACAAATATTTTTCCGTCGCCTATCTTGCCGGTGAAGGCGGCCTTGATGATGGCGTCTATGGCTGCATCGACCATGGCGGCTGGCAGCACGACTTCGACCCGAATCTTGGGTAGGAAATCGACAACGTATTCTGCCCCGCGATACAGCTCGGTGTGGCCCTTCTGACGGCCAAAACCCTTGACCTCGGTGACTGTCAGGCCGCTGACGCCGATGTCGGCCAGTGCTTCGCGCACCTCGTCGAGCTTGAACGGCTTGATAATTGCCGCAACTTGTTTCATTGCTTCTCCCCAGCAGAAAGCGAAATTATCGCACGCCCGTCATGGGCCGTGTGGGCGCGGGCCTGCCTACTCCGGCTGTTCACCGCGTAGCGGCTGCGCAGTGGGCATGGGCGGTTCGGGCAGCCAGGCGCGAGAGAAATCCGCCCCCGAGGGCGCCTGATACAGACGCAGCGACAGCTCGGGCAATATGGCCAGCAGATGATCGAAGATATTGCCCTGTATGCGCTCATATTCGACCCACGCCGTGTTATTGGCAAAGCAGTAGACCTCGACGGGAATACCCTGCGATTCGGGCTCCATCGTGCGTACGATCATCAGCATGTCTTGCCTGAGCTCCGTCTGCTGCTTCAAGTAGGCCAGCGCATACGCCCGGAAGGTACCCAGGTTCGTCAGTCGCCGGCGATTTCCCTCCAGGGTCGCCAGCGGCCCTAGCGCACGATTGCTCTCTTCAAGTTCGCGTTGCTTGCCCGCCAGGTACTCCTGAAGCAATGCAAAACGGCCCAGATCCTGGATCTCGGCCTCTTGCAGAAAACGGACGGTGCTGGCATCGATGCGCATGGTGCGCTTGATGCGCCTGCCGCCCGACTCGAACATATAACGCCAGTTACGGTAGCTTTCCGAAAAGAGCTTGTAGGTCGGGACCGTGGTTACGGTCTTGTCCCAGTTTTGCACCTTGACTGTGTGCAGCGCCATATCAATAACGAAGCCATCGGCGTTCGCCTGCGGCATCTCTATCCAGTCGCCTATACGCAGCATGTCGTTGGATGTCATCTGCGTGCTGGCCACCAAGGACAGCAAGGTGTCCTTGAACACCAGCAGCAGAACAGCCGACAACGCTCCCAAGCCGGACAGCATCAACAGCGGCGAGCGGTCGATAAGAATGGAGATCACCGTGACCAGGCAGACGGCCCAGATGACGATCTTGCCTAGTTCCAGGTAACCCTTGATCGAGCGGGTTTGTGCTCGGGTGGTGTTGGCGTAAGTGTCTTGCCAGGCGGACAGCGCGCCATTGATGGCCATGAACAGAAACACCATCCCTGCCGACAGGAAAATCCGCGCCAACAGCGAGGCAAGCTTCTCGTCTATGGGTAGCAAGCCGATATTGGACATGATGACCAGTAGTGGCACGGCATAGCTGGCGTTGCGAAATACCCGCCTGCGTGCCAGCGCAACCGACCAGTCATTGCGGCCGACGGCGGTAAGCGCCCGCCGGGCCATGGTGGTCAACACGCGCGAAGCAACCCAACTGGCGATCAAGACCAGGGCGGTAAGGACCAGTAAGCCGGCCAGCACCTGTGCCCACGGCGCGTTCGGCAGTTGCTCGCCTATCCAGCTGGCTTGCAGCCACTGCATAATTATTGTGTCTTCTTCTTTCACTACGGGCACCCCTTGTTTCCGCGGCATCTACTATAACGTAGGGCTGCAGCTTGCCGGCCGTCCCTTATAATCCTGCCACTATGCCAAAAAACACCGACTCCGATCTCCAAAGCCAGTTTGCCAACAAGGCGCAAGCCTGGTCTGCCCGTTTCTCCGAACCCGTCTCCGAGCTCGTCAAGCGCTACACCGCGTCAGTCGAGTTCGATCAGCGCATGGCCCAGGTCGACATCCAGGGGTCCCTGGCCCATGCCGACATGCTGGCCTCGATCGGCATCCTGACCACCGCCGACCTTACCTCCATCGAACGAGGCATGGCCCGCATACAAGAGGAAATTGCCAACGGCAGCTTCCAGTGGTCGCTGGACCTTGAAGACGTCCACCTCAATATCGAGAAGCGTCTGGTCGAGCTGGTGGGCGATGCCGGAAAGCGGCTGCACACCGGCCGGTCGCGCAACGATCAGGTTGCCACTGACATCCGCCTGTGGGTGCGCAACGAAATCGACATCGCCATCGAACTGCTGCACGAGCTGCGCCGTAAACTTGCCGGCCTGGCGCTGGAACACGCCGACACCATCATGCCCGGCTTCACCCACTTGCAAGTGGCCCAACCGGTCACCTTTGGCCATCATCTGCTGGCTTATGCCGAAATGTTCGGACGCGATGCCGAACGCCTGGCGGACTGCCGCAAGCGCGTAAATCGACTGCCCCTGGGCGCCGCCGCCCTGGCTGGTACGTCCTACCCCATCGACCGCGAGCGCGTCGCCCGCAGCCTGGGCTTTGATGAAGTCTGCCGCAATTCGCTGGACGCCGTTTCCGATCGTGATTTCGCGATCGAATTCTGCGCCGCCGCGGCCTTGATCATGACGCATGTGTCACGCCTGTCTGAAGAATTGGTGCTGTGGATGAGTCCACGCGTGGGCTTCATCGACCTGGCCGACCGCTATTGCACCGGCAGTTCCATCATGCCGCAAAAGAAAAACCCCGACGTCCCCGAGCTGGCGCGTGGCAAGACCGGCAGGGTCAACGGCAACCTGGTCGCCCTGCTTACGCTGATGAAAGGCCAGCCCCTGGCCTACAACAAAGACAACCAGGAAGACAAGGAAGGCCTGTTCGATTCTGCCGACACCGTACGCGATACCCTGACCATTTTTGTGGACATGGTCGGTGGCATACGGGTCAAGGCGGATGCCATGCGCGCTGCGGCGCTGCAGGGCTTTGCCACCGCAACCGACCTGGCCGACTATCTGGTCAAGAAAGGCGTGCCATTCCGAGATGCCCACGAAACCGTGGCCCATGCCGTGCGCGAATGCGAGCAGCGCGGCTGCGACCTTGCTGATCTGCCCCTGGCCGACCTGCAAGGCTTCCATGCCGACATCAAGGAAGACATCTACCAGGTGCTCACACTTGAAGGTTCCGTCGCCGCACGCAAGCACATCGGCGGCACCGCGCCCGAGCGCGTGCGCATCGAAGCGCAGCGTATCCTAGGCGAAGACAGCGATTGACTCCACGTGCCCCGTATGGGGAAACATATTGATGACGCCCGCGCCGACCAAGGTGTACCCGCCCTCGTTGACCAGTATGCCTGCATCGCGAGCCAGCGTGGCGGGGCTGCAAGATACATAGACGATGCGCTTGGGCCTTTCGGCGGGCGCAAGCAGCGACAAGGCGCGAGCCAGGGCCTCCGCGCCCTCGCGAGGCGGGTCGATCAGCATGCGATCAAAATGGCCCAGTTCACGCAACCATTGCACATCGACCTCGAACAAATTCAGGGTGGTGAAGTGCGTCTTGTGGTGCAGACCATGCTGCTCGGCTGCCTCTTGCCCGCGCGCAGTCAGCGCGGCGCTGCCTTCGATGCCAACAACGCTGGCGGCGCGCGTGGCCAGGGGCAAGGTGAAATTGCCCAGGCCGCAGAACATGTCGGCCACCCGGTCGGACGATTGCACATCCAGCAAGCTCAGCGCCTTTGAGACCAGACTGCGGTTGATCTCGTGGTTGACCTGGGTAAAGTCCGTGGGCCGATAAGGCATGCGCAGGCCAAACTCGGGCAAGGTATAAGCCAGCTTGCCTTCGTCCGCAGCGTCCAGCAGGTGCACGGTTTCCGGTCCTTTGGGCTGCAGCCACCAGGTCACATTATGCTGTTCGCCGAACGCACGCAGCAGGCTGATGTCGTTCGACGTAAGCGGCTCCATGTGGCGCAACAGCAATGCGGTACTGCGGTCACCCACTGCCAGCTCTATCTGGGGTATTCGAGCAGGCTGCGCCAGCGAACCGACCAGGGCCCGCAGCGGCATCAACAAGGCCGAGACGGCCGGCGGCAACACAAGACAGGTTTGCATGTCGGCCACATAGCTGCCTCGACGCTCACGGAAACCCACCAGCACCCCGCCCTTCTTGTGGACCAGGCGCACCGACAGCCGGGCGCGATAGCGGTAGCCAAAGCTGGGGCCGTACATGGGCGGCAACACACTGTTCGGGCGGACTTTGCCGATATGCGCAAGCGCGTCTTCCAGCACACGTTGTTTGACCGCCACCTGGGCGGCGGGATCAAGGTGCTGCATGGCACAGCCGCCACACACGCCAAAATAGGGACAGGGGGGTGTTACGCGCTGCGATGAGGTCTTCAGCAGGCGTTCGACACGCGCGGTGTCGTACGAGGCCTTCTGCCGAACGATCCGTGCCAAAACGCGCTCGCCAGGCAGGGCGCCGTCGATAAAAACGACCTTGCCGTCCCGTCGCGCAACACCACGCGCCTCCAGGTCCAGCGATTCTACGTCCAGCACTTCCAGGGTCATGATCAACATCCAAAGATTCAACCCGGGATTTTACCTGCTGCGCCGAATGGAGAATGGGCCGGTAATCAGCCGGCCCGCACACAACGCTGGAAACAAAGGTTCATGGACCAGCTATGCCGGCCCGCGCCCTCTTACGAAGCGACCTGTTCGCTCGCAGATTTTTGCTTGAGGCGATCCTGACGAAGCTGCTTTTTCTGTTCGATGCGCTTGGCGAACTTGTCGGCGCGCTCGCTTAGATGCGTTGCGACCTTGGTTTGCTGCGTCTTGTCGAGGGAATCCCATACGGCCAACCACTTGGCATCGTGCTGCTGCTTACTGGCCAGGGCCTGCGCGCGGGCCTCTTCAGCCTTCTTGAGTGCAGCTTGGGGCTCGATCTTGCCCGCCTGCAGTTGAGCGAGACGTTCGGCGTGGCTGGATTTGATGGCGGCACGGCGGGCCTTGCGGTCGGCTTGCTGGTCTGCCTTGGCACTGTCGAGCAAGGCGGTTTGTTCTGCAGTCAGGTTCAGCGACTGCACGACTTCCTTGCCCAGCGGACCATAGCCAGGCACCCACATGGCGGCGTCTCGCATCTGGTGGTGATTGCCGGCGCGGTGGCCGCGATGATGACGCGCCTTGTCGCCATGTTGGGCCGTTGCAGCAGGCGCTGCCTGGGCGTCTGTAGCGCTGGTGGCTGGAGTCTGGCCGCCAGCTGCGAAAGCTGCGCTCGACAATGCGATGGCTGCGGTCAGGACGGCAAGCTTGCCGGTGAAGTTCGATGAGGAGATACGCATGAGGAGGCTTCCTTGATGTTGTTACGAGGCCTCATTGTGCGGCGGCACCGATTACGTGTATGTTTCAGCAGTACGCCGCTTCCTTTCAGTCGGTTTCAGGCCGAAGGAATCAGGCCTTGCCGTCCCAGGCCGCCAAATACTCTTTCCAGTGTGGCGCCTGGCTGGCTTGCAAGGTATCGCGTACCAGTTGCACTTCGGCATCGTAAGCGGTCACATCAAGCTCGCCACGCAGGAAACGGAATCGGCAATACACCAGCCAGGTGTTGACGACGTCGGTTTCACAATAGGCGCGAACCTCGTCTGCCTTGCCTTCCTGCCACGCTTTCCACACCTGCCCGCCATCCATGCCCAGCTTGCCGGGAAAGCCGCAGAGCTTGGCCAAGTCATCCAGCGGCGCGTTGGCACGGCCGTTGTACTTGGCAAGCAGATCCATCAGGTCGATGTGCCGATTGTGATAACGGCTGATGTAGTTGTTGTATTTGAAATCGCGGTCGTCTTCGCCGGTATCCCAATAGCGCGGGGCCGGTATGCCGTGAATCAGGCTGCGGTAGTGAAGCACCGGCAGATCGAAGCCCGATCCATTCCAACTGACCAGTCGCGGGGTGTAACGCTCTATGGTTTTGAAGAACCCAGCAAGCAGAACGGGTTCGGGGTCATCCGCCGCACCCAGGGTTTTCACACGGAAGCCCTGGTCGTCACGAAAGACGCAGCCCACCACGGCGACCTTGTGCAGGTGCAGCGGCAGGAAATCCGAGCCATGGGATGCCTGCCGCGCGATCAGGGCGGCTTCGATGACCTCGACGTCCGACATATCGGACCCCCATTGCGGGTTCAGCCGGCGCAGCCCTTGGGCATCGGGTATGGTTTCCAGGTCGAAAACCAGGGTGGGCGTCATCGTGCAGGCAGGTAAGACATCGGGTTAACCGGCGTACCCCGACGGCGAACTTCGAAGTGCAGGCGCGGCGAGGTGGTATCGGTTTGCCCGATAGAGGCAATTTTGGCGCCCTTCTTGATCTGCTCGCCGGTCTTGACCAGCAAAGCCTGGTTATGGGCATAGGCCGTGATGAAGCCGTTGCTGTGGCCCAGCAAGATAAGGTTGCCCAGGCCGCGCACGCCGTTGCCGGCATACATGACTTTGCCGTCGGCTGCGGCATGGACGGGATCACCGACATTCCCGGCGATGTCTATGCCCTTGGTGTTGGCATTGAAGCTCTGAATGATTTTGCCCGAGGCGGGCCATCCCCAACTGATCAGGGCGGCATCACTGGCGCGCGCGACACTGGCCGGTTCGGCAGGTGTAACGGGCGTA from Pollutimonas thiosulfatoxidans includes:
- the rlmD gene encoding 23S rRNA (uracil(1939)-C(5))-methyltransferase RlmD, with amino-acid sequence MTLEVLDVESLDLEARGVARRDGKVVFIDGALPGERVLARIVRQKASYDTARVERLLKTSSQRVTPPCPYFGVCGGCAMQHLDPAAQVAVKQRVLEDALAHIGKVRPNSVLPPMYGPSFGYRYRARLSVRLVHKKGGVLVGFRERRGSYVADMQTCLVLPPAVSALLMPLRALVGSLAQPARIPQIELAVGDRSTALLLRHMEPLTSNDISLLRAFGEQHNVTWWLQPKGPETVHLLDAADEGKLAYTLPEFGLRMPYRPTDFTQVNHEINRSLVSKALSLLDVQSSDRVADMFCGLGNFTLPLATRAASVVGIEGSAALTARGQEAAEQHGLHHKTHFTTLNLFEVDVQWLRELGHFDRMLIDPPREGAEALARALSLLAPAERPKRIVYVSCSPATLARDAGILVNEGGYTLVGAGVINMFPHTGHVESIAVFA
- a CDS encoding P-II family nitrogen regulator, translating into MKQVAAIIKPFKLDEVREALADIGVSGLTVTEVKGFGRQKGHTELYRGAEYVVDFLPKIRVEVVLPAAMVDAAIDAIIKAAFTGKIGDGKIFVTAVEQAVRIRTGESGIDAL
- a CDS encoding 23S rRNA (adenine(2030)-N(6))-methyltransferase RlmJ; protein product: MFSYRHAFHAGNHADVLKHAVLVQILDHFNKKENPYWVIDTHAGAGIYDLRSEWALQNGEFADGLDRVLGAPGMPPLVERYLEEVQHFNPDNLANFYPGSPWLALHALRAQDKLRLFEMHPSEAAILRENIERQGRLAQRQTTVYEADGFDGLKSQLPPTPRRAITIIDPSYEDKHDYRRTLAAVNEGLRRFVTGTFVVWYPLVQRREAQELVRSLERLQNPWVNASLTVRKPTGDGFGLHGSGMFVINPPWTLHAELARAMPWLRDKLKQDDRADFSLKQHGK
- a CDS encoding pseudouridine synthase encodes the protein MEKIRISKLMAERGLCSRREADAYIERGWVRVDGQVVSELGSKAWPGQDITLDKMAQRRQTSRVTILLNKPVGYVSGQAEQGYRPAVSLITAASQYKADKSTQRFEPSHLRGLAPAGRLDIDSQGLLILTQDGRIARQLIAEDSDIEKEYLVRVTGKLGANGLAKLNHGLSLDGKQLRPAQVSWQNEDQLRFILQEGKKRQIRRMCEQVGLKVVGLKRVRMGLIVLGDLPPGKWRYLKDAERFL
- a CDS encoding YaeQ family protein, whose translation is MALRATIFKLELHVADMDRGYYGSHVLTLARHPSETDERMMLRVLAFALYADEGLVFTRGLSTTDEPALWQKDLTGAVQNWIELGHPDERRLLQAGGKSDKVVAFCYGGHASQVWWQGVQEGVARLRDLTVLAVSPTALQALASFAERNMDLHVTIQEGTALIASAKDSLAIEIARWR
- a CDS encoding SurA N-terminal domain-containing protein, with translation MFDFIRTHQRLMQFLLLVLILPSFALIGVSGYSNYVSGDHEIVKIGDSAITQLEFDQARRNQLQQMQQNSQGGFDPAILDNPQARTALLDSLIDRRVIIDTATRQRFSVSDTVLRQRIASMPQLQVNGHFSPERYNEVLASAGLSTREFEQSQRAELALDRVLGPIATTASVPATVINELEQALTAQRTVRLLAFPTTDYLDDVTITDADIKAWYEANQQSLQLPEQISVQYLLLNEAVAMANVVQPSEEDLRKYYEQNKARYVQPARVNVSHIQVNVPVGATEQQREEAAKKAQALAAKAKAEPTAFAQLASAESEDAGTAKDGGKLGWITKGSWPATLEAAVFALSEGEVSDAIDGPGGFHIFQVNEIQAEQGESFEEARAKVESEVRRQLGADRYADMASQLTGLVYDNPTSLQPAADALGLQLRSAAGVARDRLLSSDEVPANAASASEDAAVLDDVRVRRALFAPQVFNEKQNTGVIEISPDTIVVARVDTITPAHVPELARVEPHIREVLTAQRALEAAEKAGQEMLATLKADPANVPEEFGSALTISRIDPQGIAKAVSDAAFDVPTDALPQYAGIEGPRGYVLIRVEGAEAGGGDNPMLASLGAELNQAWGRAEESAVLDAMREQAKVQLLPEAQDALSGAADES
- the ugpQ gene encoding glycerophosphodiester phosphodiesterase, translating into MSSTAGRWPYPSLIAHRGAGLYAPENTLAAVRLGAAQGFRMMEYDVKLTRDGVAVLLHDDTVDRTANGRGRAADLSLAELAWLDFGAWHSAPYAGEPIATLHSIAAYTLANDICSNIEIKPTTGQEDATGEQVALLAKALWASAATPPLLSSFSEAALRAAMMAAPELPRALLIAKDIPADWRERAADLQCMGLNLNHRYTTKPMVDAMLEAGYSVAVWTVNDPSRARELLNWGCHAIVTDEIHAVSPMFFS
- a CDS encoding chorismate--pyruvate lyase family protein gives rise to the protein MQLNPPDHSNWLAAPSPSFSHQQKYWLFRPGALTAGLRKLGKVQLRVIREHADGLHPAEAWMLQRPPRQAIWVREIIMSIDGVNSVFARSFTPLQASHGLWQGMRRLRTRPLADMLYHNPQITRSGFAACRLNAQQPLYRSAQHILAEACPTPQALLARCSVFQRVGEPLLVAECFLPAFWSLAAAQSGSMP
- the argH gene encoding argininosuccinate lyase; its protein translation is MPKNTDSDLQSQFANKAQAWSARFSEPVSELVKRYTASVEFDQRMAQVDIQGSLAHADMLASIGILTTADLTSIERGMARIQEEIANGSFQWSLDLEDVHLNIEKRLVELVGDAGKRLHTGRSRNDQVATDIRLWVRNEIDIAIELLHELRRKLAGLALEHADTIMPGFTHLQVAQPVTFGHHLLAYAEMFGRDAERLADCRKRVNRLPLGAAALAGTSYPIDRERVARSLGFDEVCRNSLDAVSDRDFAIEFCAAAALIMTHVSRLSEELVLWMSPRVGFIDLADRYCTGSSIMPQKKNPDVPELARGKTGRVNGNLVALLTLMKGQPLAYNKDNQEDKEGLFDSADTVRDTLTIFVDMVGGIRVKADAMRAAALQGFATATDLADYLVKKGVPFRDAHETVAHAVRECEQRGCDLADLPLADLQGFHADIKEDIYQVLTLEGSVAARKHIGGTAPERVRIEAQRILGEDSD
- a CDS encoding mechanosensitive ion channel family protein, whose amino-acid sequence is MQWLQASWIGEQLPNAPWAQVLAGLLVLTALVLIASWVASRVLTTMARRALTAVGRNDWSVALARRRVFRNASYAVPLLVIMSNIGLLPIDEKLASLLARIFLSAGMVFLFMAINGALSAWQDTYANTTRAQTRSIKGYLELGKIVIWAVCLVTVISILIDRSPLLMLSGLGALSAVLLLVFKDTLLSLVASTQMTSNDMLRIGDWIEMPQANADGFVIDMALHTVKVQNWDKTVTTVPTYKLFSESYRNWRYMFESGGRRIKRTMRIDASTVRFLQEAEIQDLGRFALLQEYLAGKQRELEESNRALGPLATLEGNRRRLTNLGTFRAYALAYLKQQTELRQDMLMIVRTMEPESQGIPVEVYCFANNTAWVEYERIQGNIFDHLLAILPELSLRLYQAPSGADFSRAWLPEPPMPTAQPLRGEQPE